From a single Rhodococcus qingshengii JCM 15477 genomic region:
- a CDS encoding HNH endonuclease signature motif containing protein gives MDSREAWQLDGEDLKGEVLDLVRARHELQSRMVLLIVEMFSREVLGGKGFRAIAQWLHGSTNLEIGECSLLVGLARLLMLEPVVADAFHRGDVDALKARQVASFCQHPPKNMTLADVDKARGILLGLASKNIADCDAVRAAIRRIEKQYGKREDGVPVGEDSERNEFYASKGLYGRVTVKGDLDAVNGARLITLLSSLSAPTPEKDGVKDARTPALRRADGFCELLRRYERAGLGPIEGGVKPHITVTASAKDMTDLKALKDLLPSTQELGFAWADWVGPISIDTARMLACDCTVTRILLDENGVPLDCGKEARTATLPQRRALAVRDGGCAFPGCGTPSGWCDAHHIVHWNDGGPTDLDNLILLCGHHHRTMHHTEWRVEIGPDRKSVFYPPMSVDPYQQPIGGNSPPTAA, from the coding sequence ATGGACAGTCGGGAAGCGTGGCAGCTGGATGGCGAGGACCTCAAGGGTGAGGTTCTGGATCTGGTGCGCGCCCGACACGAGTTGCAGTCGCGGATGGTGTTGCTGATCGTGGAGATGTTTTCCCGGGAGGTTCTCGGTGGGAAGGGTTTTCGGGCGATCGCGCAGTGGTTGCATGGGTCGACGAATCTGGAGATCGGTGAGTGCAGTCTGCTGGTCGGGTTGGCGCGGTTGCTGATGCTCGAACCTGTTGTCGCGGATGCGTTTCACCGTGGTGACGTGGATGCGTTGAAGGCGCGGCAGGTGGCGTCGTTTTGTCAGCATCCACCCAAGAACATGACCCTGGCGGATGTGGACAAGGCTCGCGGGATCCTGCTTGGCCTGGCGTCGAAGAACATCGCCGATTGTGATGCAGTGCGGGCAGCGATCCGGCGGATCGAGAAGCAGTACGGCAAACGCGAAGACGGCGTTCCGGTGGGTGAGGATTCGGAGCGTAACGAGTTCTACGCCTCGAAAGGCTTGTACGGGCGGGTGACCGTGAAGGGCGACCTGGATGCTGTGAACGGGGCACGTCTGATCACGTTGCTGTCGAGCCTGTCGGCGCCGACGCCGGAGAAAGACGGCGTCAAGGACGCCCGCACGCCGGCATTACGACGGGCGGATGGGTTCTGCGAATTGTTGCGGCGGTACGAGCGGGCGGGGCTGGGTCCGATCGAAGGCGGAGTGAAACCGCACATCACAGTCACCGCCAGTGCAAAAGACATGACCGACCTCAAAGCATTGAAGGATCTACTGCCGTCGACTCAGGAACTGGGTTTCGCGTGGGCGGATTGGGTAGGTCCGATCAGTATCGATACTGCCCGGATGCTGGCGTGCGACTGCACGGTCACCCGGATTTTGTTGGACGAGAACGGTGTTCCGCTCGACTGCGGCAAAGAAGCAAGGACCGCGACGCTACCCCAGCGGCGGGCGTTGGCGGTTCGTGATGGTGGGTGTGCGTTTCCGGGATGCGGGACACCGTCGGGGTGGTGCGATGCCCATCATATTGTTCACTGGAACGATGGTGGCCCAACGGATCTCGACAATCTGATCTTGTTGTGCGGTCATCATCATCGGACGATGCACCACACCGAATGGCGGGTGGAGATCGGGCCGGATCGCAAATCGGTGTTCTATCCGCCGATGTCTGTTGATCCGTATCAGCAGCCGATCGGCGGGAACAGCCCACCCACCGCGGCGTGA
- a CDS encoding ABC transporter ATP-binding protein → MNELLPTATPKQARRAALRLMGPHRISAIAAVVTLTAATAIGLLTPLVLGAMVDAVTDADGDAVSRIGTLTLALVGIAVASSLLVGVSNYLLAGVGERVVADLREEVVVRVLDLPQSDVERAGRGDLVSRITGDVRLVTRAVSEALPVFATAALTIVLTLIGLGSLDWRFAVAAVIAEPIQIQALRWYLSRSAPVYREEREAEGARAQQLLDSLSNSDTVGSLRLAQPHLEQIESRSMTAVRLSLLTTRLRTRFFGRLNIAEFIGLSAVLITGFWLVKDGQISIGAATAAALFFHRLFDPVGAVLSVFDELQEGTIALARLVGVTLAPVPSAPTDPQEPVDSSASLERVTFSYRSGDAPVLRDIDITIPAGTVTALVGATGAGKSTVAKLIAGTYEPTEGVVKIGTVPRNELPPSTSRSAVALVTQEVHVFAGTLAEDLRLADPSATDNDITAALDTVGASDWLRALPDGLETVVGDGGHRLTATQAQQLALARIELLDPPLLILDEATAEAGSAGARVLDDAALALTRGRTAVTVAHRLSQAVDADQILVMDHGRVVEHGSHDELVNLGGRYAELWEAWSAPRS, encoded by the coding sequence GTGAACGAACTACTCCCCACCGCAACACCGAAACAAGCGCGGCGCGCGGCACTTCGGTTGATGGGACCCCACCGGATTTCCGCGATCGCAGCAGTCGTCACCCTGACCGCCGCGACCGCGATCGGTCTGCTCACACCGCTGGTCCTCGGCGCCATGGTCGACGCCGTGACCGACGCAGACGGCGACGCTGTCTCTCGCATCGGCACACTGACTCTCGCGTTGGTCGGTATCGCGGTTGCCTCATCCCTTCTCGTCGGAGTGAGCAACTACCTGCTCGCCGGCGTCGGCGAGCGCGTTGTCGCCGACCTTCGCGAAGAAGTTGTCGTCCGGGTTCTCGACCTTCCGCAGAGCGACGTCGAACGGGCCGGGCGCGGAGATCTCGTCTCCCGCATCACCGGCGACGTGCGGTTGGTGACCCGGGCCGTATCCGAAGCACTTCCGGTTTTTGCCACCGCGGCACTGACCATCGTGTTGACCCTGATCGGATTGGGTAGCCTCGATTGGAGATTCGCCGTCGCCGCGGTGATCGCGGAACCCATCCAGATCCAGGCGCTGCGCTGGTACCTCTCGAGGTCGGCACCGGTCTACCGCGAGGAGCGGGAGGCAGAAGGTGCACGTGCGCAACAGCTCCTGGACTCGCTGAGCAACTCCGACACCGTCGGATCGCTTCGCCTGGCGCAGCCGCATCTCGAACAGATCGAATCCCGATCGATGACGGCCGTCCGGCTGAGCTTGTTGACCACGCGTCTACGCACCAGGTTCTTCGGCCGGCTCAACATCGCGGAGTTCATCGGCCTGTCCGCTGTGCTGATCACCGGCTTCTGGCTGGTGAAGGACGGTCAGATCAGCATCGGTGCCGCCACCGCCGCAGCCCTGTTCTTCCACCGCCTCTTCGATCCGGTGGGCGCGGTTCTCAGCGTGTTCGACGAATTGCAGGAAGGCACAATCGCGTTGGCTCGCCTGGTCGGAGTCACGCTTGCGCCCGTGCCATCCGCACCGACCGATCCGCAGGAACCTGTCGACAGCTCAGCTTCTTTGGAACGCGTCACATTCTCGTACCGAAGCGGCGACGCTCCTGTTCTGCGAGACATCGACATCACCATTCCGGCAGGAACCGTCACCGCACTGGTGGGCGCTACCGGAGCCGGAAAATCTACAGTCGCAAAGCTGATCGCGGGAACCTACGAACCGACCGAAGGCGTCGTGAAGATCGGGACGGTGCCCCGGAACGAACTGCCACCGTCGACATCTCGGAGCGCGGTGGCCCTCGTGACTCAGGAGGTCCACGTCTTCGCCGGCACGTTGGCCGAGGATCTGCGGCTGGCCGACCCGTCGGCAACCGACAACGACATCACCGCGGCGCTCGATACCGTAGGCGCGTCGGATTGGCTGCGGGCTCTCCCGGACGGACTCGAAACCGTGGTCGGAGACGGTGGACACCGGCTGACCGCAACACAGGCCCAACAACTTGCGTTGGCAAGAATCGAACTACTGGATCCGCCGCTGCTGATTCTCGACGAGGCGACCGCCGAAGCGGGCAGCGCCGGAGCCAGGGTCCTCGACGATGCCGCTCTCGCTCTGACCCGGGGTCGCACTGCTGTCACAGTGGCACACCGACTCTCACAGGCCGTCGACGCCGATCAGATCCTGGTGATGGACCACGGCCGCGTCGTCGAGCACGGCTCTCACGACGAGTTGGTCAACCTCGGGGGTCGGTACGCGGAGCTGTGGGAAGCGTGGTCCGCTCCGCGGAGTTGA
- a CDS encoding acetyl-CoA acetyltransferase → MMVDASRIPVIVGVGDLRWNPADGHREPLDLIHDATVAALNDSGHAELGTQIDSVFAIKTVSWSYDDLPGLLASRLGATPTVTSTSPIGGHWPAALLDRIGAAIARGESSAALLVGGESHASSTALRKSGVAPDSIGWTAAPGGPPGFDPTDLGSPEMQRAGFIVPTRVYPLFENCFSAAEGHDARESLDWSARMYAAFSELASKNPASWTSEIRSADEIGTVGPGNRMVAEPYPLMLNAMPFVNQAAAVVVCSLSTAREFGIDENKLVYLWGGAGASDPLDILSRNSFDSSAAMHDAVHRTLDGAGVGADALDIVDAYSCFPIVPKLLIRELGLRDTAIPSVTGGHSFFGGPLNSYTLHSVAEVTRRIRDGANLALVHGNGGFLTYQHCVLLSSAAHAGGYVGDPDARALTAEVPELITDYTGTAEIVTASVEYGRTGEPEIGFVIAATPDGGRVAGHTGPENAAELTQLRGDNPPSIGRTVHISDENGRLTLTF, encoded by the coding sequence ATGATGGTTGACGCATCACGAATCCCGGTCATCGTCGGCGTCGGCGATCTGCGCTGGAATCCTGCCGACGGGCACCGCGAACCCCTCGATCTGATTCACGACGCCACCGTCGCCGCGTTGAACGACAGTGGCCACGCTGAACTGGGAACACAGATCGATTCCGTGTTCGCGATCAAGACAGTCAGCTGGTCGTACGACGATCTCCCCGGGCTGCTTGCCTCACGATTAGGCGCGACCCCCACGGTCACCTCTACCTCGCCGATCGGTGGCCACTGGCCCGCGGCGCTCCTCGATCGGATCGGCGCGGCCATCGCTCGCGGTGAATCCTCGGCTGCTCTGCTCGTGGGCGGCGAATCGCACGCCAGCAGCACCGCGCTGCGAAAGTCCGGAGTCGCCCCCGACTCGATCGGGTGGACAGCCGCGCCCGGTGGGCCTCCCGGATTCGATCCGACCGACCTGGGAAGCCCCGAAATGCAGCGCGCCGGTTTCATCGTGCCGACTCGTGTCTACCCGCTCTTCGAGAACTGTTTCAGTGCTGCCGAGGGCCATGACGCCCGTGAATCGCTCGACTGGTCCGCGCGGATGTACGCCGCGTTCTCGGAACTGGCTTCGAAGAATCCCGCCTCCTGGACGTCGGAGATCCGATCGGCAGACGAGATCGGCACCGTCGGCCCCGGCAATCGGATGGTCGCCGAGCCGTACCCGCTGATGCTCAACGCCATGCCTTTCGTCAATCAGGCTGCGGCCGTTGTCGTCTGCTCGTTGTCGACGGCCCGCGAGTTCGGGATCGATGAAAACAAGCTGGTGTACCTCTGGGGCGGCGCAGGTGCGAGTGATCCGTTGGACATACTCAGCCGCAACAGCTTCGACAGCTCGGCCGCGATGCATGACGCCGTACATCGCACACTCGACGGTGCCGGAGTCGGCGCCGACGCACTCGACATCGTCGATGCCTACAGCTGCTTCCCGATCGTGCCCAAGCTGTTGATCCGCGAACTCGGACTTCGCGATACCGCGATCCCAAGCGTCACCGGAGGACACTCGTTCTTCGGTGGACCGCTCAACAGCTACACCCTGCATTCCGTCGCTGAAGTCACCAGGCGAATTCGCGACGGCGCGAACCTTGCCCTCGTCCACGGCAACGGTGGATTCCTCACCTACCAGCACTGCGTACTGCTGTCGTCCGCCGCTCACGCTGGCGGGTACGTCGGTGATCCCGACGCACGCGCGCTAACTGCGGAGGTTCCGGAACTGATCACTGATTACACGGGCACGGCGGAAATAGTTACGGCCTCTGTCGAATACGGCCGCACCGGGGAGCCTGAGATCGGGTTCGTGATCGCGGCAACGCCGGACGGCGGCCGCGTCGCCGGTCACACCGGTCCCGAGAATGCCGCCGAACTGACCCAGCTTCGCGGTGACAACCCTCCGTCGATCGGGCGAACTGTTCACATCAGCGACGAGAACGGGCGACTCACGCTCACGTTCTGA
- a CDS encoding helix-turn-helix domain-containing protein — MTAVAERISVPVGPRSIDHPYSMTTVTLKLSHQRQWAPHRHPEHELIWGNSGGMLTVVADGITWEVPPSAGLWLPAGALHAVKAGPGTEFFCTYFRPEAHEAPSGVPGLFGVSALLREVLLHMHRRNMPDEARSRAERVAFDMLQPLEVAAVEVPMPTDPRALFVAEALVANPADQRSLSEWALTAGGSVRTLTRVFAQGTGMTFAQWRIQVRVRAALTYLAAGVPVSVVSRRVGYETPSAFVAVFRRVTGRTPGSMMNKRSVAPESVPYLLHA, encoded by the coding sequence ATGACAGCTGTGGCAGAGAGAATTTCGGTGCCCGTGGGGCCGCGTTCCATCGATCACCCCTACTCGATGACAACGGTGACTCTGAAGCTCTCTCATCAGCGGCAGTGGGCCCCGCATCGTCATCCTGAACATGAGCTGATCTGGGGAAACTCCGGTGGAATGCTCACGGTTGTCGCTGACGGCATCACTTGGGAGGTGCCGCCTTCGGCCGGACTGTGGCTGCCTGCCGGGGCGTTGCATGCCGTGAAGGCCGGTCCGGGTACGGAGTTCTTCTGCACCTACTTCCGGCCCGAGGCTCACGAGGCGCCGTCGGGTGTTCCGGGCTTGTTCGGTGTCAGCGCTCTCCTGCGTGAGGTACTCCTGCACATGCATCGGCGGAACATGCCCGACGAGGCGCGCAGTCGCGCCGAGCGGGTGGCCTTCGACATGTTGCAGCCGCTCGAAGTTGCTGCGGTGGAGGTTCCGATGCCGACCGATCCGCGAGCGTTGTTCGTCGCCGAAGCGTTGGTCGCCAATCCGGCAGACCAGCGGTCGCTGTCCGAATGGGCGCTGACGGCTGGCGGTAGCGTCCGTACGCTGACGCGTGTGTTCGCGCAGGGCACTGGAATGACTTTTGCGCAGTGGCGAATTCAGGTACGTGTCCGCGCAGCATTGACGTATTTAGCTGCTGGAGTGCCGGTTTCGGTTGTCAGTAGGCGGGTCGGATACGAAACTCCGAGTGCCTTTGTCGCGGTGTTCCGCCGGGTCACCGGCCGCACACCCGGCAGCATGATGAACAAGCGGAGTGTGGCGCCCGAATCGGTGCCGTACCTTCTGCACGCATGA